The Arachis ipaensis cultivar K30076 chromosome B03, Araip1.1, whole genome shotgun sequence region GGAGGATACATTTAGTGCAATTGAAAATTGAGGGGCAACATTGATACACGGACTAAATCTAGAGGaccattttaaaaatttagttaatattATGGGATAGACTGACTGAATTGATAattggatttttaaaaaaaatattattttaattttcaaaatttttttctaaattaaaagtactagttttttagtaattttatccCTATAACAGTTAATTATGAAACAAAAATCCCTTCAATCCCCTGCTCCTTGGTGTTAGGGTCTTGGGaaaattagaattaggattagttGTAGAATGACAGTGGTAAATGTAGGTTTAGTTTAgtaaagtttttttttaaaaaaaagtgcttgtgctttaagttttttgttttgtgtttggtaaataaaaaagaagtaaaattttatgtgcaattatttttgttagttaaaaattgttaaatgATTTGACATGTTTGATTAAATTGTTATCTAacgatttttaattatcaatatcACATGAGGACAATTGTATGTGACTTTTCGcggaaattatttttaatatggaaatAGAGATTGTGTTTTAGTTAAATATTGACATTTTTAGTGTATTATAGTATTGTGGATGTGCAGAAAACGCTGTAACTTGACATGTGTTCAATACGCCCTCATGTGTTGGTCAGGATATTGTCACGTGTTCAATACGGCCCCACGTGTTGATGATTCCCACCTAAAAAATCTACCCACCTGTAATTATACCAAATAATTTTATTTCCAAcaaaaacaccaatatttttcatataaaaaaattagcctGAATTTCCCCGTCAAAAAGACTATATACTTATAtttgcagcttttaaaagataGGAGTACTTTTAAAAACACCTAAAGTGGAGCTTTTCAAAATTGACTTgtacttatcaaaattaaaaaaagtcttaatataacctcatatattaataaatagaGTAAATAGCCAAAATCGTCGCTGAAAGATACATCGATCTCCATTTTGGTCctcgaaagataaagttaatcgaAATCGTCCCCGAAAAATACACGattggtcacgttagtccttccgtcagttaGATGATGACGTGCCAcattaagtgccacgtggcatatgatgacgtggggggctaatgccacgtgtcacaagaagattggttgacgtgtcagctcagtgacacgtggcatgtcaGGTCAGTGTCACgtggcacttgacatgtaaaaaagttatttataatcaaaatagttctTGAAAGTTCAGacataagtcattttcatccctgaaattttaaaaattaatcaaattagtccttatataattttttttattttttcttgataatattaaatttaaaatattttttgatactactaattttaatagaaatgtaattgacaatcaaaaaattagtaattgtatcttttcttcttaaaaatttgttcaataaaattatctctctcctttaattcttgtcaaaatatctcttattcttttctattctaaaacctttttcttacattattacattttgctggaagatatatatactcaaaattgaaatgtatgtatttattaacctaaacaaaattatatgctcagaatcaaaatttatgtatgttaacctaaacaaagttaataaaaatttatacatcttttttttttcattacggTATTACTTTCAtttaggttaacatacataaattttgatttttagcATATAACTTTATTTAGGTTAACAAATACCTATATTTCAATTttgagtgtatatatatatattccagcaaaatgtaataatgtaagaaaaaggttttagaatagaaaagaataaaagagattttaacaagaattaaaggagagagataattttactgaaaattttttaagaagaaaatatacaattactaattttttgattgtcaattacatttctattaaaattagtagtattaaaaaatattttaaatttaatattatcaaaaaaaaattaaaaaatatatatataaggactaatttgattaatttttaaaatttcagggatgaaaatgacttgcgtctgaactttcaaggattattttgattataaataatttttttacatgtcaagtgccatgtggcatgccacgtgtcactgatctAACACGTGGCATGCCAGGTGTCAGTGagctgacacgtcaaccaatcatcttgtgacacgtggcattagcccccacgtcatcatccaactaaCGGAAGAACTAACGTGACCAATCGTGTATCTTTTGGGGACGATTtcgattaactttatctttcgaggaccaaaattgaaattgggtatctttcagggacgattttgactatttaTTCTTAATAAATATCTAAAAAGTTACTANNNNNNNNNNNNTTGGagcaattttaaaaataaaaagatgattttaatattagaaaaaaaaatattaagagtcaaaataatattttattgtatatttttatattttttaagaaCCACATAATTGGATCTGATTATTGTTCGTTGGATCTATTCCTTCTTAAATCAACTGTGAGATGAGGAAGAGTTGTTATACTTATTCCTTTATATGGCAATATGGCATgaccaatttttctttttttgtttctttaaaaTAGAGTACTATATCTAATACTACAATCAATTTATCTAACATAACTTGAGATAACTTAGTCTTCGATTCGCTAGATTATTACACACATGCTGCTAACATAACTACACATCTTATCTATACTCCTTTGTTCTAAAAATACTCTTTGATAATCCACCTTATCAAGTTGCAAtagcataatttttttttaatgataaaaagaaaaatgaaaaagcaaaaagaaaGTGTCCCAATAAGAATATCCCAGAATTCTTTCAACAACTTGCTCATAAAAGAAATTTACACACTTACAAGCATAGCTGTTTTttcaaaagaaagtaaaagtaattaaaaataaatcctTTAATAATGACTTTACAAATCTTTATCATCTAAAGGACTAAAAAAGACATAACAAAAATATATAACCACAAAGTGCTCTTTAACATGTCGGCAAAACCTGCATACATAGCCAAAGAAGAAGCATGAGAAATAATCATGATAGGGAATTGGCAACCCTTTTGAGATGGATCTTCATCTGTTATAATAGCCAAGCCAGAAAAATCACAGTCCCAATCTCTCTGATTGTTCACTTGATAATACATATTGAAGGCATAAGATGCATTCCCTTCAAGTGTTAGGCCATTACAAGAGGAACCGTATCCCAAAGCAGTGCAATCTGATAGGCTACAAGCATAGTCAATGCTATCTGGCAAGTAGTTTAAGTCAACAGCATCAGGGTCTAAGATACACCATTGTTTCTCCCTGTACCTCACTCCTTCCACAGGAGCCAGACCCTTATTCTCGTTCATACCTACGTTGCACAAACACCAATGTCAATATTAGATTATGTAAGATACAAATACAACAATATATAAGATTACCTTTCAAGTCGAGTTGGTACTTTGGTTTGCCATCAAACTCAAAGATGCCCCAATGCCTCTCAAAATTACCAGGTGCAATGCTCTTAGCATTCTCATCAATAAGACTAAATAGATAAATGTCAATTGTTGTGCCTTTCCTCTTAGGAGTTCCAGTCCCACTCATAACATGTTTGAGCAAACCCATATTGAACCTTTCTGCATTCTTGACATTAGCATTTTTGTCACCATCAGTTGGCCACCCGACTTCACCAACCATGACATGCATCTCAGGGTACCCTGCCTTCTCTAGAGCCCAGAGAAGCGTGTCCAGATTCGCGTCGAAAACATTGGTGTAGACCGAATTGCCATCCCTTAGAGGCTTGTTGTTGCCATCAAAGAATgcaaaatcaaatgggaaatgaTCATTTCCATAGAGACTAAGGAAGGGATAGATATTAACTGTGAAAGGTGCATTGTTTGAGTATAAGAACTGGATTATCTCAATTGTGAGGTCTCTAACTTCAGGTCTGAAGTCACCTGCTGAAGGAACTGGATTTGATTCTGGGGAATAGTATATGTCTGCATTGAATGGAACTGTTACTTTCACCCTTGATCCAATCCCTGCATTGTTCAGTGATGTTTGAATGTTCTTCAGAGCTGGCAGAGTTGATTGTAGATAGCTGCCATTATATTCCTTAAGGAAAGGTTCATTCCCCACTGCTATGTACCTGCAAGAATCAAAGAAGAACATAGAGTTCAAAACAGAAGAAAGAATGCTAGTTTTTAAAGTATGATATAAACTCTTCCATTCTAACAGTTGTCTTCAATGAAAAGTTTGGAATATACCATCAAGAATTTgaccaagaaaaattaaaagaaacagTGAAAAATGGTGTGATCAAATATTGAACTATATACTTAACTTGATGTTTACTCCACCAGTGTACAAGTAACTGGTGacattctcatcaacccaagAATCTGCAACCTTTGGATTCTTACTCATTTCTTCCAACATATTGTTTGGAATAGCCAACATAACTTCAATATCAGTTCCTATAAGTGCAGCCATGATCCATTCCTCTGCATCAAACAGCTTCAACTTATCGAAACCGTTTTCTTGAAGCATCTTAACCACTTTCTCTGGTGGAAGCTGGTGAGTTGCCATTGTTCCCCAGTTTACTCCAACCCCAGAAACCCACAAGAACATAGTTGACAATACAATGAGGaatattgctttttcttctgccatgttctttctttctttctatacTGAGTTTTATGCTTTGGAATAAGCAGAGATTCAAAGAATAATGACAGAAAAAGAAACCAAACAAATTGGAGAATCAATGAAATGGAAGAaactgagagagaaagagagaaaggggGGAAGTTATGATTCTTGGTTTCAGAATTTATAgttgaaaagggaagaaaaggtTTCTTTCTTAGTGTTTGttcttgtgtgtgtgtgtgcgcgtGTGGTTTCAGTGACTTCATGGAGAAGGTAAAACAAAGGACTAAGAATTGGTTTGcaagaaaattttaaagaaaaataaataggaGGGAAATGGAACAAAGATTCGTTACTTAACTCAGTTAAAGAAGTGCCAGATATTGCCAGCATGTGTTGCATTTGTCTTAAACTCttgttcaataataataataatagcatTTAGTTCATATTTCATAACTAagattgtattaagaaattatatatatattaaaaaagaaCCTATACATTAAATGTTTATGAGAATATAACATATCAATTTGAAAGCTACAATGTTTATGGAGAATTATTATCTCACTATTCTTTTTCATGCTCACGTATTCAAATGGGATTGCTTTGAAAGATAAATGCATGCAAAATGGGGACACAATACACAAAGACTCTTTTAGCATTGACTGGTAATTGACTAGAATAGAAGAGGGACAGGGTCGTCAAATCACCCACTTTCCACCTTAAATTTACGTGTACATTACTATTatcttattaaattattatcCTATCTTGCTttattgtgtgtgtgtgtaataCACACAATGAGTTAGTATCAAATAATACCACTCATTTTAAATACTTATATAATCtactataatatatatatatataacaaagtagaactttaataaaaaaaaaaaaaaaggagtttAGGGGCTCCCTTTTTGCCTCGCATTAGAAGCATTTCAATTTTAGAAAATTATATTGGCTCAGCAGGGAGTGTTTATCCTCACACGACATGATATGAAAGCATATTTATAATATAGTATATTAGTTCGTTTTACGTCACTCACGTAGTGCCTTGGAAAAATTATTATCCCACCCAAGTATTTAGGAATGAAAGTATATATAACTTAATGATTAATGATTACCCTATACTGGATCCTTCTAAGTCAAGCTAGCGTAGGTAATAAAGTATATTCAGCTTCAAGTTCTTGCAGTTTAGACCAAAAG contains the following coding sequences:
- the LOC107633048 gene encoding glucan endo-1,3-beta-glucosidase 8-like: MAEEKAIFLIVLSTMFLWVSGVGVNWGTMATHQLPPEKVVKMLQENGFDKLKLFDAEEWIMAALIGTDIEVMLAIPNNMLEEMSKNPKVADSWVDENVTSYLYTGGVNIKYIAVGNEPFLKEYNGSYLQSTLPALKNIQTSLNNAGIGSRVKVTVPFNADIYYSPESNPVPSAGDFRPEVRDLTIEIIQFLYSNNAPFTVNIYPFLSLYGNDHFPFDFAFFDGNNKPLRDGNSVYTNVFDANLDTLLWALEKAGYPEMHVMVGEVGWPTDGDKNANVKNAERFNMGLLKHVMSGTGTPKRKGTTIDIYLFSLIDENAKSIAPGNFERHWGIFEFDGKPKYQLDLKGMNENKGLAPVEGVRYREKQWCILDPDAVDLNYLPDSIDYACSLSDCTALGYGSSCNGLTLEGNASYAFNMYYQVNNQRDWDCDFSGLAIITDEDPSQKGCQFPIMIISHASSLAMYAGFADMLKSTLWLYIFVMSFLVL